A section of the Mesorhizobium loti genome encodes:
- a CDS encoding PLP-dependent cysteine synthase family protein — MLNKQKIRTTTGRGRLFDSILDTVGDTPVVRINNLGPTHATIYVKAEFFNPGASVKDRLALNIIEEGERSGALKPGQTVVEATSGNTGIGLAMVCAQKAYPLVVTMADSFSVERRKLMRMLGAKVVLTPRAEKGFGMYKKAVELAEANGWFLARQFETAANAAIHEATTAREIVNDFAGSRLDCFVTGYGTGGTVVGVARVLRRERPDTRIVLCEPANAQLVGSGKAQQRGAHGAPAASHPAFEPHPVQGWTPDFIPNVLQEAIDAGLYDEVIPIAGPEGIKWAKALAQKEGIFTGISGGATFAVARQVAEKAAAGSVILCMLPDTGERYMSTPLFDGIEAEMDADEMALSRSTPGCQFPAA, encoded by the coding sequence ATGTTGAATAAGCAGAAAATCAGGACCACGACCGGACGCGGCCGCCTGTTCGACAGCATTCTCGACACTGTCGGCGATACGCCGGTGGTGCGCATCAACAATCTCGGACCGACCCATGCGACGATCTATGTCAAGGCCGAGTTCTTCAACCCAGGCGCCTCGGTGAAGGACAGGCTTGCGCTCAACATCATCGAGGAGGGCGAGCGCAGCGGCGCGCTGAAGCCTGGCCAGACCGTGGTCGAGGCGACCAGCGGCAACACCGGTATCGGGCTTGCCATGGTCTGTGCGCAAAAGGCCTATCCGCTGGTCGTCACCATGGCCGACAGCTTCTCCGTCGAACGCCGCAAGCTGATGCGCATGCTGGGCGCCAAGGTGGTGCTGACGCCGCGCGCCGAAAAGGGCTTCGGCATGTACAAGAAGGCGGTTGAACTGGCCGAGGCCAATGGCTGGTTCCTCGCCCGCCAGTTCGAGACGGCGGCCAATGCGGCCATCCACGAGGCGACCACGGCGCGCGAGATCGTCAATGATTTCGCCGGGTCGCGGCTCGATTGCTTCGTCACCGGCTATGGCACTGGCGGTACCGTCGTCGGCGTGGCGCGCGTGTTGCGCCGCGAGCGGCCGGACACCCGCATCGTGCTCTGCGAACCGGCCAACGCCCAGCTGGTCGGCAGCGGCAAGGCGCAGCAGCGCGGCGCCCATGGCGCCCCCGCCGCCAGCCATCCGGCCTTCGAGCCGCATCCCGTCCAGGGCTGGACGCCGGACTTCATCCCCAATGTGCTGCAGGAAGCGATCGACGCCGGCCTCTATGACGAAGTGATCCCGATCGCGGGGCCCGAGGGCATCAAATGGGCCAAGGCCCTGGCGCAGAAGGAGGGCATCTTCACCGGCATTTCCGGCGGCGCCACCTTCGCCGTGGCACGGCAGGTCGCGGAGAAGGCGGCGGCCGGATCGGTGATCCTGTGCATGCTGCCCGACACTGGCGAGCGCTACATGTCGACGCCGCTGTTCGACGGCATCGAGGCCGAGATGGATGCCGACGAGATGGCGCTGTCGCGCTCGACGCCCGGCTGCCAGTTCCCGGCGGCCTGA
- a CDS encoding transcriptional regulator codes for MPRLSVRLLGPLEILRNGTPVALPASRKLRALLAYLALAPHAVGRSRLCELLWDVPNDPRGELRWYLSKLRAALDTPVRRRVETRGDTVALDLDGCLVDALDVTRAAAQGIGTLDRERLRALSELFAGDLLDGLELERSPLFDSWLIAQRRRFQAYHAAVLEQLAVNHPAGSPETSMQLDKWVELAPFDTRAHLALLSNLAERGAIGAAEEHLASAARLFQSEELDFAPLRAAWQTIRDQRSGNSLKAQPACLSTPSQLAVPSDAGTVEPSQASLAVMPFVEEAGEGTRGGLADGFTHDIITRLAKLRDFFVIARGSVFALAEKTIAPEEAGRKLGVDYVATGMVRNTAGRLIVSVELVEVRTARIVWAETFERRPDDIFAVLDDIGDSIVSSISAEIETVERNRAMLKAPNSLNAWEAYHRGLWHMYRFTQAENEQARQFFDKALQLDPTFARAYAGLSFTHWQNAFQRWGDRDRESALAYESAGHSLLVDDHNPAAHWAMGRALWLRGEQDGSLSELGRAVDLSPNFALGHYALSFVHSQSGDPRAAISSSDHSRHLSPFDPLLFGMLGSRAMSHVRLGQFEEAADWALKAAARPNAHTIILAIAAHCLALAGRLDEARGFAAAIRKTLPDYRADDFIGTFRFDPDAEALFRQGARRIGLS; via the coding sequence ATGCCGCGCCTGTCCGTGCGCCTGCTCGGACCGCTGGAAATCTTGCGTAATGGGACGCCAGTCGCGCTGCCGGCATCGCGCAAGCTGCGCGCGCTGCTCGCCTATCTGGCGCTGGCGCCGCACGCCGTGGGGCGCAGCCGCCTGTGCGAGCTATTGTGGGACGTGCCCAACGATCCGCGGGGCGAGTTGCGCTGGTACCTGAGCAAGCTGCGCGCGGCCCTCGACACGCCGGTCCGGCGCCGGGTGGAGACACGGGGCGACACGGTGGCGCTTGATCTCGATGGCTGCCTTGTCGATGCACTGGACGTCACTCGCGCCGCCGCGCAAGGGATCGGCACGCTCGATAGGGAGCGGTTGCGGGCGCTGTCGGAACTCTTCGCCGGCGATTTGCTCGACGGGCTGGAGCTCGAGCGCAGCCCGCTTTTCGACAGCTGGCTGATCGCCCAGCGCCGACGTTTCCAGGCGTACCACGCCGCCGTGCTCGAACAGCTTGCCGTAAACCATCCGGCGGGCTCGCCCGAAACGTCCATGCAACTCGACAAATGGGTCGAGCTGGCGCCGTTCGACACGCGCGCGCATCTGGCCTTGCTGTCCAATCTGGCGGAGCGCGGCGCCATCGGCGCGGCCGAGGAGCATCTGGCTTCTGCGGCTCGCCTGTTCCAATCGGAAGAGCTTGATTTCGCTCCGCTTCGCGCGGCCTGGCAGACAATCCGTGACCAACGGTCCGGCAACTCGCTGAAGGCGCAACCAGCCTGCCTGTCCACACCATCGCAATTGGCAGTCCCATCGGATGCCGGCACGGTCGAGCCAAGCCAGGCCTCGCTGGCGGTGATGCCGTTTGTCGAGGAAGCCGGCGAAGGCACACGCGGCGGGCTTGCCGACGGCTTCACCCATGACATCATCACCCGCCTCGCCAAACTCCGCGATTTCTTCGTCATCGCGCGCGGATCGGTGTTTGCGCTGGCCGAAAAGACCATCGCGCCGGAAGAAGCCGGCAGAAAACTTGGCGTCGACTATGTCGCCACCGGCATGGTGCGCAACACGGCCGGCCGGCTGATCGTCAGCGTCGAGCTCGTCGAGGTGCGCACGGCCAGGATCGTCTGGGCCGAGACCTTCGAGCGCCGGCCCGACGACATCTTTGCCGTGCTCGACGATATCGGCGACAGCATCGTGTCGTCGATCTCGGCCGAGATCGAAACGGTCGAGCGCAACCGCGCCATGCTGAAGGCACCCAATTCGCTCAACGCCTGGGAGGCCTACCATCGCGGCCTCTGGCACATGTACCGCTTCACCCAGGCCGAGAACGAGCAGGCGCGGCAATTCTTCGACAAGGCCTTGCAGCTGGACCCCACCTTTGCCCGCGCCTATGCCGGCCTGTCGTTCACCCACTGGCAGAACGCGTTCCAGCGCTGGGGCGACCGCGACCGCGAAAGCGCGCTGGCCTATGAGAGCGCCGGGCACAGCCTGCTGGTCGACGACCACAATCCGGCCGCGCACTGGGCGATGGGCCGGGCGCTGTGGCTGCGCGGCGAGCAGGACGGATCGCTGTCCGAACTGGGGCGGGCGGTGGATCTCAGCCCGAATTTCGCGCTCGGCCATTACGCGCTGTCCTTCGTCCACTCGCAGTCGGGCGACCCGCGGGCGGCGATAAGTTCCTCCGACCATTCGCGCCATCTCAGCCCCTTCGACCCGCTGCTGTTCGGCATGCTGGGGTCACGCGCGATGTCGCATGTACGGCTCGGCCAGTTCGAAGAGGCGGCCGACTGGGCGCTGAAGGCGGCGGCGCGGCCGAACGCGCATACCATCATCCTGGCGATTGCCGCGCACTGCCTGGCGCTGGCCGGCCGGCTCGACGAGGCACGCGGCTTTGCCGCCGCCATCCGCAAGACACTGCCTGACTACCGCGCCGACGATTTCATCGGCACGTTCCGCTTCGATCCCGATGCCGAGGCGCTGTTCCGGCAAGGCGCAAGGCGCATCGGGCTCAGCTGA
- a CDS encoding YkvA family protein has product MATALREWARAIKRDVHALYLAARDPRTPWYAKALAVCVAGYALSPIDLIPDFIPLVGYLDDAILVPLGILAVVKMIPPEVMAEHREAAALAVDRPVSRSAAVIIACIWVVSVALAGWLAYRYFTGRS; this is encoded by the coding sequence ATGGCTACTGCACTGCGCGAATGGGCCCGAGCGATCAAGCGCGACGTGCATGCGCTCTACCTTGCCGCGCGCGATCCCCGAACGCCGTGGTACGCCAAGGCGCTTGCCGTCTGTGTCGCGGGCTACGCCTTGTCTCCAATCGACCTGATTCCCGATTTCATCCCCTTGGTTGGTTACCTCGATGATGCGATCCTGGTTCCCTTGGGAATCCTTGCCGTGGTAAAGATGATACCGCCCGAGGTCATGGCAGAGCACAGGGAGGCCGCCGCTCTTGCCGTCGACAGGCCCGTGAGCCGCAGCGCGGCGGTGATCATCGCCTGCATATGGGTCGTCTCGGTCGCGCTGGCGGGATGGCTGGCATATCGATACTTCACCGGCCGATCTTGA
- a CDS encoding DUF2127 domain-containing protein — protein MDEHRIHQIFEVSLWLKGAHALTECVGGILLYVVTTDTIASWVNALTAEELIEDPNDFIAGHLSRMASHFSVASKEFYAFYLLSHGLIKLALVVGLLRGKLWSYPASLAALGLFMVYQVYRYSYTQSFGLLVLTVFDAVVMVLIWHEWRIVRQHKPA, from the coding sequence ATCGATGAACACCGCATCCACCAGATCTTCGAAGTCAGCCTATGGCTGAAGGGCGCGCATGCCCTGACCGAATGCGTCGGCGGAATTCTGCTCTATGTCGTCACCACCGATACCATTGCCTCCTGGGTCAATGCCCTCACCGCGGAGGAATTGATCGAGGATCCCAACGATTTCATCGCCGGCCATCTGTCGCGGATGGCAAGCCATTTTTCGGTCGCCAGCAAGGAGTTTTATGCCTTCTACCTGCTTAGCCACGGCCTGATAAAACTTGCCTTGGTGGTCGGGCTTTTGAGAGGCAAGCTCTGGTCTTACCCTGCCTCGCTCGCGGCTTTGGGCTTGTTCATGGTCTATCAAGTCTACCGCTACTCATACACCCAATCATTCGGCCTGCTGGTCCTGACCGTCTTCGATGCGGTCGTCATGGTGTTGATCTGGCACGAATGGAGGATCGTGCGGCAGCACAAGCCGGCATGA